A single Cucumis melo cultivar AY chromosome 4, USDA_Cmelo_AY_1.0, whole genome shotgun sequence DNA region contains:
- the LOC103489904 gene encoding transcription factor MYB2, with the protein MGSNDDVKKGPWTAEEDSLLYTYVTVNGEGHWNSVARSTGLKRTGKSCRLRWLNYLRPNLRRGNITLQEQLLILQLHSRWGNRWSKIAEFLPGRTDNEIKNYWRTRVQKQAKQLNCDVNSQRFRDAMRLVWIPRLVERIEAATSAQSPPPPPPPPPPPPLLAPCIDTDTSTSTWEHKSIVAPDHVSGSYSDTSDLTGGWWEGDGVESSLECLWTEENICFLQHILN; encoded by the exons atgggATCAAATGATGATGTGAAAAAAGGGCCGTGGACGGCGGAGGAAGACTCTTTGCTTTACACTTATGTCACTGTTAACGGCGAAGGTCATTGGAACTCTGTTGCTCGTTCTACAG ggTTGAAGAGAACTGGGAAAAGCTGTAGATTAAGATGGCTGAATTATCTCCGCCCTAATCTTCGCCGGGGAAATATTACCCTTCAAGAACAGCTCCTTATTCTTCAACTTCATTCTCGTTGGGGCAACCG GTGGTCGAAAATAGCTGAATTTCTACCGGGGAGGACCGACAATGAGATAAAGAACTATTGGAGAACAAGAGTTCAAAAACAAGCTAAACAACTCAACTGTGATGTTAATAGCCAACGTTTTCGAGATGCAATGAGACTTGTTTGGATCCCTCGCCTAGTGGAGAGGATAGAGGCGGCCACTTCTGCCCAATCTCCGCCACCTCCACCTCCACCTCCACCGCCACCGCCATTGTTGGCACCATGCATTGACACGGATACCTCCACGTCGACGTGGGAGCACAAAAGTATCGTCGCCCCTGACCACGTGTCTGGGTCATATTCAGACACGTCAGATTTGACGGGAGGGTGGTGGGAAGGAGACGGAGTTGAGTCATCGTTGGAGTGCTTGTGGACCGAAGAAAACATTTGTTTCTTACAACACATTCTTAattaa